In Syntrophales bacterium, the sequence AAGTCAGGCGTTCCAGACTGTACTATCTGAGAGGACTTAGGGGCAAAAAGGCAAGGATAAAAGAAGCCAATAGAAGGTAGAGAAAGAGAGCTAAAGTTAAAGAAGTTTGAAGTGTAAAGTGAACTAAAGTGCCTAAAGTTGACAGTTTCGTAAAAAGTCGAAATATGCACAATTTTGTCATTCCCGTGAAGCTTGTCCTCGACTCCGATCGGGGAACGGGAATCCAGTCTTTTCAAGCGCTTAATCCTCTGAGAGCTTTGCAAAACTGCAATTCTGGTCATTGCGAGGAGCTTTAGCGACGCGGCAATCTTATGAATTATCAATATGTTATGAGATTGCTTCGCTCGCGCAGCGCAGGCGCTTGCGCCGCGTGTTGCTCGCAATGACAATATTGGTATTATGCAAAGCTCTCCCTCTATGAATTCCCGCCTATAATTGTGCCATATGGCGTTATCTACGCGGGAATGACTGACTTTTTACGAGTGCATCAAAGTTAAGGGGTTTGATCATTTTAACTTTAGCTCACTTTAGGCACTTCAAACTTTAGGCACTTTTAATGACTATGTACAGTTTTGAACTGAGTGCTCATCGTAGCGGCTTTCAGGTTTTGGCTGGTGTTGATGAGGCGGGGAGGGGTCCTCTGTCAGGTCCTGTTGTTGCAGCGGCCGTAGTTCTTCCCCCAAGTTATAAGAATGATGAAATTCGTGATTCAAAACAACTTTCTCCCAAAAAGAGAGAAAGACTATACGAAACAATCAATAGTGATGCCCTTTCAGTCGGGTTAGGTGTTGTAGAATCGCCTGTCATTGATTCCATAAATATTCTTCAGGCAACGTTAATGGCAATGGAAGAGGCGGTTGCAAATCTTTCCCTTGCCGTGGATTATCTTCTAATTGATGGTATCAATAATATTAACGTATCCATCCCGCAACAGACCATTCGCAAAGGAGATTCCCTGAGTATTTCAATAGCTTCAGCTTCTATTATTGCCAAGGTGTCCAGAGATAAAATAATGGAGATATATCATCATCAATTCCCGCAGTATAATTTTCTTAAAAATAAAGGGTATGGTACTCTGGAACATCTCGAGGCCATAAAGAAATATGGGTGCTGTAAAATTCACAGAAGATCTTTCAAGGGGGTAAAAGAATACCTCTAAGCATGAAACAAACGACTACTACTAAGATTCAGACAGGTAAACTGGGGGAAAATATTGCGGCTGATTATCTGGAAAAAGAAGGGTACAGAATTGTTCAGAGGAATTACAGGTGCGTTTTTGGAGAGATTGATATTGTTGCAATAGATGGAAATGTCATAGTATTTGTAGAAGTTAGAAGCAGGAGATCGGCTAAATACGGTTATCCGCAGGAGTCAGTCGGGCATAGCAAGAAAATGAAAATTTCAAAAATAGCATTGAATTATTTGAAGGAAAAGCAGTTTCAGGACTGCCGCGCAAGATTTGATGTTGCGGCGGTTAAAATTTTATCTGAGGGCAGCGAGGTAAAACTTATTAAAAATGCTTTTGATCTGATGTATTAAACTTTGATGTATTCGTAAAAAGTCAGTTTTT encodes:
- a CDS encoding ribonuclease HII, with the translated sequence MYSFELSAHRSGFQVLAGVDEAGRGPLSGPVVAAAVVLPPSYKNDEIRDSKQLSPKKRERLYETINSDALSVGLGVVESPVIDSINILQATLMAMEEAVANLSLAVDYLLIDGINNINVSIPQQTIRKGDSLSISIASASIIAKVSRDKIMEIYHHQFPQYNFLKNKGYGTLEHLEAIKKYGCCKIHRRSFKGVKEYL
- a CDS encoding YraN family protein, which translates into the protein MKQTTTTKIQTGKLGENIAADYLEKEGYRIVQRNYRCVFGEIDIVAIDGNVIVFVEVRSRRSAKYGYPQESVGHSKKMKISKIALNYLKEKQFQDCRARFDVAAVKILSEGSEVKLIKNAFDLMY